GATTCAGTGCCTGATTGACTTTTCACAGgtttttaaacttaatttaagatactttgtgaaaatgaaaggtCGAtgggtgcaaaaaaaaaaaaaaaaaaaagagcataaaTGATCCTTAACAGAAAACATCTATATTTTTGGAATTTGAAAGCTGGACTTCATGTTTGGGGATTAATAAAGTGTTACCTTATCCCAAGAACTGTAACTCTGTTTTCATCCAAAGatggtttttttctttgtatgaaTGGCCTTTAAATTCATACAACAGTATGCCCAACATTCACCACAATGTTAAGACCAAATCTTTCTGCAAAATTTTGGGCACCTTGTCAACTGAAGACACTTCCCttccttctgtctcctctccatgtCTTCTTAGTGCAATGAATGTAGCTTAGAAGAGAAAACGACGAAGGAAAGGTGAGATATATTGGAAAATCGCCActtttaaatcaattaaatgttGTGTTAATCTTTGCGTCTTCGGGGTTGACAGAATATTTTAACAAATTCTTTGTAATTATGTAATGTGGAATTATAGATTACTAATCAAGGTCCTTGTAGAAATACGTGCAATAGataatattttgtaatattaTTGGTGTAGTTGTCACATTTAAGGTGGgtaaataaatatacagtgGACATTGAAAAAGATTGACATCCTGAGACAGGATCAGTACAGTGACTAATAAAGGAAACCACATAAGTACATAGAGATAAATCAAGCAGATGTGATAAAGATCTTAATGTCTTTGAATCTGTAAATGAAATCTTGAATTGTAATGAGTGCATGACCCTTAAAGAACTCACccaaacattcaaaacatttcaatatTCCTTGAAAGTATCTGAAATAGCTAAGAGGGACATCGGAGTGGAAGCATAAGTCATGATGATGTGTTAAATTCATGTTGTCATAtcaaaatttcaaacaaatgtttacataaCAACAATGAAATACTGCTTCTTTGCTATAGACATACCTGAAATATTACAGGGTGTGTCCAGTCAAGTGTAACGTAGTCATACAGGTGGTCAGAAAATTCAAGTGTCTGATTTTTGTTTCAACCTGCACGTCATATGGAAACTGGAATGTTTTAAGAAATTTGcattaaatttaatgttttaaacccCTGAGTGATCTGTGTTTGTAATGGCATGAGCTTTGAATTTCTGGACCAAAATTGTGTCGTTAAATTTTATTagttctgtgtattttttttcataaaacaaTTGAAAATAGCATggacagttttatttcagtctttacACTTAGTTTGAAAGGAAAGTGTGCCTTTTGAGAAATGTGTTAAACATTCATGTTCAACCATGCAGTATTTTTCCCTAAAATCCAATCTTTaatttgaatacatttaaaacttttacattttaatgatacTTAACATATGCAAAATGTACAGTTTTCACGTGACCTGTCCTGTCAACGATGCTGAGCCACAGTGTCTTACTTAAgtacaacaaaacaatgtgctTTGGTGGCTGAACATGTTAGCCACACAAAGAAAGCAGGCTTAGTCGGTACACTGTGATGTACGTCATTATCCCTTCGATCGTGGAAGTCCACAACACACTCATGTCGTGTCAAAGTCCAGTCTGTTCAAATCAGTCGACTTGAAGAATCTCCTCCCAAACCAAACCTTCAGTTGTTGCCTCAGCTGGTGTTTTCCCTCAGTCACATCTCCACTTTCAGTTTGGCAGAGCACATTGCTTCCCCCAGCTTGTTGCTGGCCCTGCACACGTAAACCCCAGAGTCAGAAGGCTCCAGATCTGCCAGAACCAGACAACAGAGCCCGTCTTCATGCTGCTCCATGGTCACCCTACACGATCCAGAGACCGGCTTCTCGTTCTGAAGCCACTTCACCTCCGGCTGCGGGTACCCTAGAATTGAGACAGTGATACATGGGATAGAATTAAGAACATCATAATACACACAGGAtattaaataatcaaatataAACATCTGAATGGTTTGTTGAGTATTCAATATTATTCTGTGAAGGATGAATAGCTGTAATGCAGACCAAAATCTGTTCAAACGTTCTGAGGAATGTGGGGAATGTCGCTTATTCTGTTGTATGAGAAGACCAGGACCACTACAGTGCCGggtgtacagtaaatatgagcCTTCAGCTTTACTCCATCACCGGCTTAGCTTTACAAAAACAGGTCAAAGATGGTGAAATGCTCCATAAAAGTGATGGAAACTACAGAGCGGGTGATACCCATCTGTGATACTTATTTGATCCACAgtttatataaaaacacaaatcatagCAACCTTAAGTTCAGCCACCCAAAGCATTTCACACAGTGTGGTGTTTTCTGCTCTTCCCCTTGGCCCTTGTAGAATGTGATGGGCCATTATTTAATGAAGTGCATCACAGCTCTGTCACTCTACCATTCACAAGGCATGTTAGCTGAGCAGTTGCTCCTTTGGGAAGGGTTGTGTCCCTCAGGGCCCGCCGGAAGCGAGGTTCGCTATGGAGCTGCTTATCCAGGGACTGGAtggcctcctctgcctcttgGCTCCAGCCTGGCTCTGGATGAGAGGGAGGAACATGACGAATAAAACAGAAACGAGGCTTTACTGATCACAAAAGGGTAAACTTGAAGTGACAATCGGAAACTGTGAGTCATCTGCCATATGCATGTAGCTCTAGGACATACAaggccttgtgtgtgtgtgtgtgtgtgtgtatgtgtgtgcctttttATCTGTCTTACCCTCTGAGGAGCTGCCAGGAGAGTCTGGCCTGTTAGAGAGGTTAGCCATCCGCTGTAGGGCCAAAACAGCCTTGCCAGTTTTCTAAAAGTTTAAAGGACAAATAGCACTGGATGACAAACTCCACTCACAGCCAAGCTTTAGGTCTATATAGGACAATGGATTGAAAGGTCATTACAGGGAAGCACAGATAAGAAAATTGTACATTTGTCCAATGCTGGGCTAACAGTTGCTCTTCAGTTGCGTTACCTTCCACTTGCGCCTGGCGAGGAAGCGTTTCATCTTCCCTTTATTCAGGGACTTGGTGGGTCTGCGGGTCAGAGGGGTAAAAGACACCATCCAGGGATGGGCGAGGGCTTCGGTACATGACAACCTGCATCTGCAATGTACATGGATAGAGGACAAAGGCTGTCAAATGCTGCCAGCAGTCTCCTGAACTGCATAAATAAGACCTCTCTTAAAGTTATATTTAAACCTTGCTGAATGATTTGTTGCCATGCAAACTGTCTGCAAATGTTTGGAAATTTACATACATTGCTCATAATATGATATTATCAGATAGAGGAgatccatttatttttttcttactcttGTAGCCTCTTCTCATGAGTACTTTGATTTCTGACTGTGTCACAAAGCGGTACTGTATCATATAGGTGACCAAGGTGAGATTATGCTATGGGccaaaactaaactaaaggaaaaaacaaaattccaaCCTCCGGTCTTTCTTCAGCAGCGAGCTGATGAAGTCTTTAGCTTGATCAGATATGTCCTCAAAACTGTCTTGGTCAAACATGTAGCAGGCCTTTGTCACAAGAGCAAAAGTTTCAGCATCGCTGTTTCCCTGGAAGGGAGATTCTCCACTGAGCCTGAGACACAAAACAGTCCAACAATTACTGAAACATGTAGTCATGCAAGCTTAAGGTAAGTGTCATGTTTCTGTACAACCAGCATGTCCTCATCTTTTGTGACAGAACTCATTAACAAGGGAAATATTCTTTTTCAAATTGACCTTTAAGTAAATGAATTGCCTTGAGTTAATTGTACCCTTAAGCGAGTTGTTTCGAACTATCAGCACTTCAACAGCTGTAGCACTGCTGTTGTTATGGATGATTGTAGGAAGACAAAATGGCCAGGGGATGGCGCCAGATCTGCATTTGTAGACTCACTTTGATAGATTCaggattttaaaatgactttaccTCGATATGTAAATATGCAAAAGGGCAAACAGAGAACATTTATGttatttcacatatttctgtCCAACACCACAGTTCCATTTGTTTAACTGTATGTGACTGTGGCTGCTATGGCCTTCGCTCCACTTACAAGATGAAGCAGATGACTCCAATGCTCCACATGTCCGTCTCCAGGCCCACAGGCTCATAGTTGATTACCTCAGGAGCCACAAATTCTGGTGTACCATGCATCACCATCAGAGGTTTACCCTCCTCTGAAGAAAAGGACAAGAGTCACAGTCGGAAATTCAAAATTTCACCCCAGTGTTTCGTATCTGCCCGTTTGCGTTAGCCTATTTACAGAAAGCTTAACTCATGTCTGAATGGACCACCCAGTGTGGAAATGCAGCATCTGGAGCGCCACCAAATTTTCTGCCTGAATTGGCTTCACAGGCTTTGCTGCATTTATTGAGATGAGGTAGTCATCTATTACATAATGGGTGTTGCATCTAGGAATTTAGCGGTGACACTCCTTAATGTTATCTCTAGTTATTTTTGGCATGTGTTAAAACAAGTGTCCCTGTGCAGGGCTTTCTGCATTGTGACGATGAATTATGGTAAACCCATACTGAGAGGTGTTATGCAGCTGTAACAGGAGGGATTTTATTCTTCGTGCTGGATGCAAAATGATGTATAAAGTTGATGGCATTGCATTTTGCTGAGCACCATTGACTGCTGCCTTATAAGGGCTCTTTCCCTGTACTGTAACTGTGTCTACTAGAATACAAACAGGATGTGTCATTTATCAAAATAGACAGGCGGTGATTTACTCACTGCCCCTAGTGAGCAACtgcaaaaatgataaaaaaaataggTCCCAGTGTGAGATCCCACAGATCTGAAAAACTCACCAAGTTTACTAGCCAAGCCAAAGTCGATAATCTTGATCTGTGTACCGGttgtatccacacacacaatgttcTCTGGTTTGAGGTCCAGGTGGACAATATTCTGCTTGTGAACATATTGCATGCCCTCCAGGATCTGCTGCATGTAGCGGGCACTGGTGGGTTCCGTGTGCTCAAAGTTGTCACCCACGATGCGTTCGAAGAGCTCCCCACCTGCAATGCTgggcagacaaacaaacatcaggTCCAAAACCAGCCCTGAAGTGCTGTAGGTCTGGAGCTCCTATGTTAAGTATTTGCCGTGCAGATTGCTGGACTCTCATGGTACAAGCAGCCTTACAATCACATGGCAGCCACCGGAACCATCTAAAAACACTAGTAATGATGTGAATGAGGTGAAACCAGGGCTTCCTCAAACTACCTGCTTTGCCATTAGTAGACAATAGATCTATCATTTGTGGTTTGTCCCGATTAGCAGGAGAAACTTCCCATCTCCAGATAACACAAGGATTTTACCAGATCAAAGTCACTTCTCTTTTCCAGTATTACTCACTACTCCATGACCATGACCATCTCCGAGCGAGTGTCATAAGCAGCCAAACACTGGACCAGTTTCGGGTGGTGGAGACAGTTCATTAGTTCGACTTCTTTGCGAGCCGCTTCCCTTTCCTTGGAGGTTCGGGCTCGGTAGAACTTTCCTGCACACACCTGGCCCGTTTCTTTGTGGGACAAGCGGAAGACCTGGCCAAACTTCCCACTGGAAATATGAGGCAACACAACTTCACGTCACTTTGAAAGTCATTTTACGCAAGAATAATTAACTCTACTGTATCTCTCATCCATCTGTAAAGTTAAAGTTTGTTCTAAATCCATGCTTACACTCCGAGCTTCTCATGCACATTGTAGTGGTCCTTGACCTTGTTCTTGGTGTCAATGTTCACTGTGACGTATGAACCAGGGTcttccttctttttgtcttgaaacacacaaaaatgacaaattaggTCATCCCTTCTGACAGATATCAGAAAACCTCAAATCCCCttctcaaacattttccaaacttACTTGCAGTGGCCATCTTGACGCACTCAGACTCCTGGCTTGGTTCGCTGACCCCTGCTGAGTTGTAAGCTCTGACACGAAAGCGGTACTGCCCCAGGGGCTCCAAGTCTGAGCGGACGTGGTAGGATGTGTTTTTACAACGGCTTGCTGCTTCAGTCCAGCTCCCAGGCTCGTCCAGGCCTTCTTGTTTGACCTCCACGATGTAGCCCAACACAGCTGTTCCTCCGTCGTAGCTGGGACCCGTCCAGGACAGAACCAGGGACTGAGTGGACAGCTGGGATACAACAGGCTGGGATGCCGGTGGGTCAGGCCGATCTGAGGGGAATtacaaaacaaagtaatgaGTATGTAGCCAAATTCAATTATTTTTGTAGCATTAGTTATATGCTGTTTCTGTTATGGTCTATTAAGTTCTGGCAGGGTATTCGTGTTGTGCCTGAGCATGCATTTAAGGGACAACAAATACCAATGTTGCATCATCTAAAATCACTGGAGAACTCTCAAAGTCTCACCTATGACACTGAGGGAGACTGTGTGCTGGGCAGAGCCTTCTCTGTTT
The Scatophagus argus isolate fScaArg1 chromosome 21, fScaArg1.pri, whole genome shotgun sequence genome window above contains:
- the LOC124052603 gene encoding myosin light chain kinase, smooth muscle-like, with product MDKDGKKPKTYVSTFQLALKPQFRPLCKERQEKDVLDANNRTLMGNNKVEVSSATESRLRPVQALETPHFEKALSDCTVCEGSDATFQGVITGSQPLSISWQHNGKRVRSNNTFFKNGVASLTLTQCSPGDAGTYTCVAENAAGKQSSSAVLHVTATKEIPGTNNHELRGEVTFKIASPENTRLSPASKEKSHQKEDNVSADITGIGFQTKLPACKESPVEFLDPPEKVEVRIGEQARLHCEFRSSSLPVACCWIYNKDKVVVGGQRFSVRSSETQSRVEVSQACPADTGLYTVIVRNREGSAQHTVSLSVIDRPDPPASQPVVSQLSTQSLVLSWTGPSYDGGTAVLGYIVEVKQEGLDEPGSWTEAASRCKNTSYHVRSDLEPLGQYRFRVRAYNSAGVSEPSQESECVKMATANKKKEDPGSYVTVNIDTKNKVKDHYNVHEKLGVGKFGQVFRLSHKETGQVCAGKFYRARTSKEREAARKEVELMNCLHHPKLVQCLAAYDTRSEMVMVMEYIAGGELFERIVGDNFEHTEPTSARYMQQILEGMQYVHKQNIVHLDLKPENIVCVDTTGTQIKIIDFGLASKLEEGKPLMVMHGTPEFVAPEVINYEPVGLETDMWSIGVICFILLSGESPFQGNSDAETFALVTKACYMFDQDSFEDISDQAKDFISSLLKKDRRCRLSCTEALAHPWMVSFTPLTRRPTKSLNKGKMKRFLARRKWKKTGKAVLALQRMANLSNRPDSPGSSSEEPGWSQEAEEAIQSLDKQLHSEPRFRRALRDTTLPKGATAQLTCLVNGYPQPEVKWLQNEKPVSGSCRVTMEQHEDGLCCLVLADLEPSDSGVYVCRASNKLGEAMCSAKLKVEM